One window from the genome of Kryptolebias marmoratus isolate JLee-2015 linkage group LG1, ASM164957v2, whole genome shotgun sequence encodes:
- the LOC108233662 gene encoding granzyme A-like, translating to MFALRGFVAFILCAFLLVNSSHGSEIINGKEVRPHSLPFMALLETNEPECGGILIHPQWVLTAAHCTDIKTVQLGVHSIKEKKKENQYRQVRKVKKLLPHPCYDNDEKVNDLMLLKLDKPAKQTKWVSILKLNNNIKEPAAGSICLVAGWGKTNNLQKNMSDVLMSVNVTVIDRIKCNSPEYYNFNPVISKSMICAGSDGKNVADTCKGDSGGPIICNRVLVGVTSFGVRCGIKTKPGVYSFLTEKQLNWIKKTMKKAEI from the exons ATGTTCGCTCTGAGGGGCTTTGTTGCTTTCATCCTCTGTGCATTTCTACTTGTCAACTCAA GTCATGGATCTGAGATCATCAATGGGAAAGAAGTGCGGCCAcactcgctgcctttcatggctCTGCTGGAGACAAACGAACCAGAatgtggagggattttaattCATCCACAATGGGTCCTGACTGCTGCACACTGCACTGA TATTAAAACTGTGCAGCTGGGGGTGCACtccattaaagaaaagaaaaaagaaaaccaatacAGGCAGGTCCGAAAGGTGAAGAAACTACTTCCTCATCCCTGCTATGACAACGATGAAAAGGTCAATGACCTCATGTTGCTCAAG CTCGATAAACCGGCAAAGCAAACTAAGTGGGTCAGTATTCTCAAGCTGAATAATAATATCAAAGAACCAGCAGCTGGATCCATCTGTCTGGTGGCTGGatgggggaaaacaaacaacttgcaaaaaaacatgtctgatgTCCTGATGTCCGTCAACGTGACTGTGATCGACAGAATAAAGTGCAACTCTCCTGAATATTATAACTTCAACCCGGTTATCTCTAAGAGCATGATCTGTGCTGGTTCAGATGGTAAAAATGTTGCAGATACATGCAAG GGGGATTCAGGAGGGCCAATAATATGTAACAGAGTTCTGGTTGGAGTCACTTCTTTTGGGGTAAGGTGTGGAATAAAAACCAAGCCTGGGGTGTACTCTTTTCTCACAGAAAAACAGCTCAACTGGATCAAGAAGACAATGAAGAAGGCTGAAATATAA
- the LOC112450394 gene encoding uncharacterized protein LOC112450394, which produces MDIQINQAETFKTLAGFFGREAEPVRLFSPIRRILRRRRWKGRLHLSKEEKEAHEVARKRFRWRISHAASTPLATRGRCGQGFELSSVCQRLELQFSPTKHEQTHAVLQDSQEASPVGVLSSNPPQEPLRAGGCPGTERLPNQRADWVWRAADQADGNSQQTASEERSKSLQPFSVLNEAGVSLQGKSLMTVGAPSLLNDYCKKENCSQKPLCAGFKNVFGSAAFRFWAAF; this is translated from the exons ATGGACATTCAAATAAACCA GGCTGAAACTTTCAAAACGCTGGCGGGATTTTTCGGGCGTGAGGCTGAACCTGTGCGTTTGTTCTCGCCGATCAGGAGGATTCTGAGACGCCGCCGATGGAAAGGGAGACTCCATCTTTCCAAG gaGGAAAAGGAGGCCCATGAAGTCGCACGCAAACGCTTCCGGTGGCGGATCAGCCATGCTGCGAGTACACCGCTGGCCACCAGGGGTCGGTGTGGTCAAGGTTTTGAGCTCAGTTCTGTCTGTCAGAGGCTGGAGCTCCAGTTTTCACCGACAAAACACGAACAAACTCATGCTGTCCTGCAGGACAGTCAAG AGGCATCACCGGTGGGTGTTCTCTCATCAAACCCACCACAAGAACCCTTAAGAGCCGGAGGATGTCCTGGCACAGAAAGGCTCCCAAACCAG AGAGCTGATTGGGTCTGGAGAGCCGCAGATCAAGCTGATGGGAATTCACAGCAAACTG CTTCTGAAGAGAGAAGTAAAAGTTTGCAGCCTTTTTCCGTTCTGAATGAAGCCGGAGTGAGTCTGCAGGGAAAGTCACTGATGACGGTGGGAGCACCATCACTGCTGAACGACTActgtaagaaagaaaactgttcaCAGAAACCTCTGTGTGCaggatttaaaaatgtgtttggatctgctgcttttagattttgGGCAgccttttag
- the LOC108233660 gene encoding granzyme A, whose amino-acid sequence MFSLRAFVAFLPWIFLLIVNWSHGSEIINGKEVRPHSLPFMALLKSDQSFCGGILIHPQWVLTAAHCTDMKTVQLGVHSIKNMEQEKKYRQVLNVESRFKHPKYDSCTFENDLRLLKLEKPAKLNKWVKVLKLNNFVKDPKGGSVCLVAGWGETESEMGSDVLLSVNVTVIDRNKCNSPEYYGHNDSSIVISDNMICAGSDGDNFADTCYGDSGGPIICDGVLVGVVSFGENCVRKDRPGVYAFLTQGHLCWIKETMMMAEI is encoded by the exons atgttCTCTCTGAGGGCTTTCGTCGCTTTCCTCCCCTGGATCTTTCTCCTTATTGTCAACTGGA gTCATGGATCTGAGATCATCAATGGGAAAGAAGTGCGGCCAcactcgctgcctttcatggctCTGCTGAAGTCAGATCAGTCATTctgtggagggattttaattCATCCACAATGGGTCCTGACTGCTGCACACTGCACTGA TATGAAGACTGTGCAGCTCGGGGTGCACTCTATcaaaaatatggaacaagaaaaaaaatacaggcaGGTCCTGAATGTGGAGAGTCGCTTTAAACATCCTAAGTATGACAGTTGTACATTTGAAAACGACCTCAGGTTGCTCAAG cttgaAAAGCCAGCGAAGCTAAACAAGTGGGTCAAAGTTCTCAAGCTGAATAATTTTGTCAAAGATCCAAAAGGTGGATCTGTCTGTCTGGTGGCTGGATGGGGAGAAACAGAGTCCGAAATGGGGTCCGATGTCCTGCTGTCTGTCAACGTGACTGTGATTGACAGAAACAAGTGCAACTCTCCTGAATATTATGGCCATAATGACTCAAGCATTGTTATCTCTGATAACATGATCTGTGCTGGTTCAGATGGTGACAACTTTGCAGATACCTGCTAT GGGGATTCAGGAGGGCCAATAATATGTGATGGAGTTCTGGTTGGAGTTGTTTCTTTTGGAGAAAATTGTGTAAGAAAAGACCGGCCTGGGGTGTACGCTTTTCTCACACAAGGCCATCTCTGCTGGATCAAGGAGACAATGATGATGGCTGAAATATAA
- the gpx8 gene encoding probable glutathione peroxidase 8: MEALGGYPSKSSGPKAKRLRVLLSMTVGVGCLFLLQTQLVKPRKPEDFYSFEVKDAKGRTVSLEKYRGKASLVVNVASHCEHTEASYGSLQELHRDLGPSHFNVLAFPCGQFGDTEPGSSRDIEAFAKSTYGVTFPFFSKIKILGSEAEPAFRFLTDSVQKIPKWNFWKFLVNPEGKVVRFWKTDVPVESIRQEVTALVRDIIIKKRGEL; the protein is encoded by the exons atGGAGGCTTTAGGAGGTTATCCCAGCAAGTCCTCCGGGCCCAAAGCTAAACGGCTGCGGGTTCTGCTGAGCATGACGGTCGGTGTGGGCTGCTTGTTCCTCCTGCAGACCCAGCTGGTGAAGCCGAGGAAACCGGAGGATTTTTACTCCTTCGAGGTGAAAGACGCGAAGGGGAGGACGGTGTCGCTGGAGAAGTACCGAGGGAAA GCGTCTTTGGTTGTAAACGTGGCGAGCCACTGCGAGCACACGGAGGCGAGCTACGGGTCCCTGCAGGAGCTGCACCGGGACCTGGGCCCGTCTCACTTCAACGTCCTGGCCTTCCCCTGCGGACAGTTCGGGGACACCGAGCCCGGGTCCAGCCGGGACATCGAGGCGTTCGCCAAGTCCACCTACGGCGTCACCTTCCCCTTCTTCAGCAAGATCAAGATCCTGGGCTCAGAGGCTGAGCCTGCCTTCAGGTTCCTCACAG attctgTGCAGAAAATCCCAAAGTGGAACTTCTGGAAGTTCCTCGTAAACCCGGAAGGGAAGGTGGTCCGGTTCTGGAAAACGGATGTACCCGTGGAGAGCATCCGACAGGAAGTCACGGCTCTGGTGCGGGACATCATCATAAAGAAGCGGGGGGAGCTATGA